Below is a genomic region from Euzebya sp..
TTCGGTGACCTCAAGCACCGGCGCCACCCCCGCCCACGGCGGCGCCCTGGCCGAGGTACGCCTCGACGACGCGGTCGTCGCGCATGACCACGTCCGGCGTCCCGTGGACCAGCAGCTGGCCGAAGTTCAGCACCGCGACGTGGTCCGCCAGGGCCGTCACCGCGCGCATGACGTGCTCCACCCAGACGACGGTGACGTCGGCGGAGTCCCGGACCCGTCTGACGATGGCCATCGAGTCCTCCAGCTCGCCGGGGTTCAGGCCGGCCATGACCTCGTCCAGCAGCAGCAGCTTGGGCTGCCCGGCGAGCGCACGGGCCAGCTCGAGGATCCGCTGCTGGTGGAGGTTGAGCTGGCCCACCGGCCAGTGGGCCCGGTCGGACAGGCCGACCAGCTCGAGCGCTTCGTCGGCGGCGACCAGCGCCTCCCGCTCGCCCCTGCGCCCACCGGGGGTGCCGAACATCGCGCCGAGCGCGGCGTTCTCCCGCACCGACAGCGACGCGAGGGGCCGGGGGGTCTGGAGCACCTTGCCGATCCCCTGCTGGCGGATCGCGTGGGCGGACATCGCCGTGATGTCCACCCCGTCGACGGTGACCTGCCCGCTGGTGGCGTCGTGCATCCCGCTGATCGTCTTCAGCAGGGTCGACTTGCCCGCGCCGTTCGGGCCGATGATCGCGTAGATCAGCCCGCGGTCGACGTCGAGCGTGACGCCGTCGACGGCCGGCAGGCCACCGAAGTGCTTGCGGACGTCGCGCAGCTCGAGGATCGGCATGGTGTGGGGTCCCTCCGGCGGGAGCCTACTCCGGCTGGTAGGGCTCGAGGGGCTCGGGGACCAACAGCACCTCGGGGTA
It encodes:
- a CDS encoding ABC transporter ATP-binding protein produces the protein MPILELRDVRKHFGGLPAVDGVTLDVDRGLIYAIIGPNGAGKSTLLKTISGMHDATSGQVTVDGVDITAMSAHAIRQQGIGKVLQTPRPLASLSVRENAALGAMFGTPGGRRGEREALVAADEALELVGLSDRAHWPVGQLNLHQQRILELARALAGQPKLLLLDEVMAGLNPGELEDSMAIVRRVRDSADVTVVWVEHVMRAVTALADHVAVLNFGQLLVHGTPDVVMRDDRVVEAYLGQGAAVGGGGAGA